One Symphalangus syndactylus isolate Jambi chromosome 20, NHGRI_mSymSyn1-v2.1_pri, whole genome shotgun sequence DNA segment encodes these proteins:
- the MYO1C gene encoding unconventional myosin-Ic isoform X7 translates to MSSRKLSGPKGRRLSIHVVTWNVASAAPPLDLSDLLQLNNQNLNLDIYVIGLQELNSGIISLLSDAAFNDSWSSFLMDVLSPLSFIKVSHVRMQGILLLVFAKYQHLPYIQILSTKSTPTGLFGYWGNKGGVNICLKLYGYYISIINCHLPPHISNNYQRLEHFDRILEMQNCEGRDIPNILDHDLIIWFGDMNFRIEDFGLHFVRESIKNRCYNGLWEKDQLSIAKKHDPLLREFQEGRLLFPPTYKFDRNSNNYDTSEKKRKPAWTDRILWRLKRQPCAGPDTPGPPAPDFSLSLRSYGSHMIYGISDHKPVTGTFDLELKPLVSAPLIVLMPEDLWTVENDMMVSYSSTSDFPSSPWDWIGLYKVGLRDINDYVSYAWVGDSKVSCGDNLNQVYIDISNIPTTEDEFLLCYYSNSLRSVVGISRPFQIPPGSLREDPLGEAQPQI, encoded by the exons ATGAGCTCTCGGAAGCTGAGCGGGCCGAAAGGCAGGAGGCTCAG CATACACGTCGTGACTTGGAACGTGGCTTCGGCAGCGCCCCCTCTAGATCTCAGTGACCTGCTTCAGCTGAACAACCAGAACCTGAATCTTGACATATACGTCATTGG TTTGCAGGAATTGAACTCTGGGATCATAAGCCTCCTTTCTGATGCTGCCTTTAATGACTCGTGGAGCAGTTTCCTCATGGATGTGCTTTCCCCTCTGAGCTTCATCAAG GTCTCCCATGTCCGTATGCAGGGGATCCTCTTACTGGTCTTTGCCAAGTATCAGCATTTGCCTTATATCCAGATTCTGTCTACTAAATCCACCCCCACTGGCCTGTTTGGGTACTGG GGGAACAAAGGTGGAGTCAACATCTGCCTGAAGCTTTATGGCTACTATATCAGCATCATCAACTGCCACCTGCCTCCCCACATTTCCAACAATTACCAGCGGCTGGAGCACTTTGACCGGATCCTGGAGATGCAGAATTGTGAGGGGCGAGACATCCCCAACATCCTGGACCACGA cCTCATTATCTGGTTTGGAGACATGAACTTTCGGATCGAGGACTTTGGGTTGCACTTTGTTCGGGAATCCATTAAAAATCGGTGCTACAATGGCCTGTGGGAGAAGGACCAG CTCAGCATTGCCAAGAAACATGACCCGCTGCTCCGGGAGTTCCAGGAGGGCCGCCTACTCTTCCCACCCACCTACAAGTTTGATAGGAACTCCAACAACTATGACACCAG TGAGAAAAAACGCAAGCCTGCGTGGACCGATCGCATCCTGTGGAGGCTGAAGCGGCAGCCCTGTGCTGGCCCCGACACTCCCGGACCGCCGGCCCCAGACTTCTCCCTGTCTCTGAGGAGCTACGGCAGCCACATGATATACGGCATCAGCGACCATAAGCCTGTCACCGGCACGTTCGACTTGGAG CTGAAGCCATTGGTGTCTGCTCCGCTGATCGTCCTGATGCCCGAGGACCTGTGGACCGTGGAAAATGACATGATGGTCAGCTACTCTTCAACCTCGGACTTCCCCAGCAGCCCGTGGGACTGGATTGGACTGTACAAG GTGGGGCTGCGGGACATTAATGACTACGTGTCCTATGCCTGGGTCGGGGACAGCAAGGTCTCCTGCGGCGACAACCTGAACCAG GTTTACATTGACATCAGCAATATCCCTACAACTGAAGATGAGTTTCTCCTCTGTTACTACAGCAACAGTCTGCGTTCAGTGGTGGGGATAAGCAGACCCTTCCAG ATCCCGCCTGGCTCCTTGAGGGAGGACCCACTGGGTGAAGCACAGCCACAGATCTGA